A segment of the Candidatus Pelagisphaera phototrophica genome:
TAAGACGTCGAGACCTGGACGATAGAAGTCTGGATCCGTTACGACCTCTCCCTCTCTCTGCCGGACTACCTCTGACACTTTCACATAGACATTTCTGCTAGGGGTTGCCATCCTGACGAAGGGCGACAAGAAAAATGAAGAGCACGTGTCTGTAATCTCAGAGGTCGAAGCCTTAAACATCCTTAATTCCGAAGTTGCGTTATCGGCAAAATAAAATCGGATAGCAGAATGCTACTCCTCCGCGAACTGCTCGATTCCCAAGACCCGGAAATATACAAGCTCCAGACACATGCCTCCGGACCCGGAGGCTCCCTTCCGTTAGCAGGCGATCAACTGAGAGGCATGGCCAGCGGCGACTTTTTCGGAATGACGCAAAACGCGGGTATGGGCTGGGACCCGAAACAGCTCCTTGGAAAGCAGTTTCTTATCCTCAGTACGCAAGGCGGACTGCGAGCGCCTAATGGCTCGCCTATAGCGCTGGGTTATCATACCGGACATTGGGAAATCGGAATGCTAGTCGAGGAAGCGTCGAAAGCATTCTCGAAGGAAGGAGCAATTCCGTTCGCCGCCTACTGTAGCGACCCTTGTGACGGCCGGACCAATGGAACAGTCGGAATGCTTGACAGCCTCCCCTACCGAAACGACGCCGCCACTGTATTTCGAAGGCAGATACGATCGCTCCCGACCCGTCGAGGAGTTGTCGGTATCGCGACCTGCGACAAGGGTCTCCCGGCAATGCTTATGGCTTTGGCGGGGACGCCAACATTGCCGACGATTCTGGTGCCGGGAGGAGTCACTCTTTTGGCCGAGGAAGGAGAAGACGCTGGAAAAGTGCAAACGCTTCCGACTCGATTCGCCCACCAAGAGGTTGATCTCGAATATGCAGCAGAAATGGGATGCAAAGCCTGCGGCACTCCAGGAGGTGGATGCCAGTTTATGGGTACGGCGGCAACCAGCCAAGTCGTCGCCGAAGCGCTCGGCCTCACCTTGCCCCACGCGGCGCTCGCTCCCAGCGGTGCCGCTATCTGGAAGGACCTGGCCCGCCGTTCCGCCAAGGCATTGATCGAGCTCGAAGCAAAGCAGAAAACCACCGCCGAAATCCTGACAGACGACTCAATCTACAACGCCATGGTTGTGCATGCTGCGGTTGGAGGATCCACTAATCTTGTCCTTCACATTCCGGCCATTGCTCATGCCGCCGGGTTACGACAGCCAACCGTCGAAGACTGGGCCCGCATCAACCGTTCCGTTCCCCGAATCGTCGATTCATTGCCAAACGGGCCCAAGCACTTCGCAACTGTTCAGGTTTTTCTCGCGGGAGGTGTACCCGAAATTATGTTACACTTGCGAGAAATGGGGCTGCTGAAACTCGACGCCTTGACCGTGACCGGG
Coding sequences within it:
- a CDS encoding YjhG/YagF family D-xylonate dehydratase, with translation MLLLRELLDSQDPEIYKLQTHASGPGGSLPLAGDQLRGMASGDFFGMTQNAGMGWDPKQLLGKQFLILSTQGGLRAPNGSPIALGYHTGHWEIGMLVEEASKAFSKEGAIPFAAYCSDPCDGRTNGTVGMLDSLPYRNDAATVFRRQIRSLPTRRGVVGIATCDKGLPAMLMALAGTPTLPTILVPGGVTLLAEEGEDAGKVQTLPTRFAHQEVDLEYAAEMGCKACGTPGGGCQFMGTAATSQVVAEALGLTLPHAALAPSGAAIWKDLARRSAKALIELEAKQKTTAEILTDDSIYNAMVVHAAVGGSTNLVLHIPAIAHAAGLRQPTVEDWARINRSVPRIVDSLPNGPKHFATVQVFLAGGVPEIMLHLREMGLLKLDALTVTGATLGENLEWWESTERRTVLKDKLRMLDGIDPDEVIMSPTKAKQRGLTSTVTFMQGNLAPEGALVKSTAISPDRIDGDGFYRHEGPARVMTSEAEAIEAIKSGKVQLNDTIILIGIGPGCGMPETYQITSALKHMKGGESIALITDGRFSGVSTGACIGHVSPEAWAGGPIGCVLDGDVIRVEIDTNHLQGSVDILSIDARELAERSINPALKPDPRVPADTRLWAALQNASGGSWSGCVYDADRISELLEKGLEAEGR